TTTGTTTATAGCGAAACTTCTTTTGATGAATCTACCGATACCCGTAAATCACGCTGCTTTCTTTGTTCCTGGAACAGAAGAAAAGCTCTTTTTGCTGTGGCTAAAGAGCAAGGGTGCAATAAAATTGCATTAGGTCATCACATGGATGATATTCTGGAAACACTGCTGATGAATCAGGTTTTTCAGGGTTCGTTCAGTACTATGCCCCCTAAACTTGTGATGCGTAAGTTTGATATGACGGTTATTCGCCCCATGTGTCTGATTCCTGAAGCGGATCTTATCGCATTGGCTGAAGTACGTAATTTCAAGAAGCAGAAAAAGAATTGTCCGTTCGAAACACAGTCTCACCGGTCTGAAATGAAAAAGGTTCTTCGTCTGTTTGAAGAGATGAATCCGGAGGCTCGTTACAGTCTTTGGGGAAGCATGAACAATGTTCAGAGTGATCTGTTGCCGGATGAAAATATTTAATATAAAGGTTTTATAATAATACGTTATGCAAGGACTTTATTCTATTTTACTTTTAGTTGTATCGAATGTTTTTATGACATTTGCCTGGTATGGGCATTTGAAACTGCAGGAAGATAAGGTTATTAACAACTGGCCTTTAATTGCTGTTATTGCGTTTTCGTGGAGTATTGCTTTGGCTGAATATATGTGTCAGGTTCCGGCAAACCGATTAGGATTTACAGGTAATGGTGGTCCGTTTTCTTTAATGCAGCTAAAGGTTATTCAGGAAGTTATAACTCTTGTTGTCTTTACAATATTTTCCACAATGTTATTCAAAGGTGAATCTTTTCACTGGAATCATTTAGCCGCAGGAGGTTGTTTAGTGATGGCGGTTTATTTTGTTTTTATGAAGTAATGTGATCTTGATTGGTTGTTATGGAATTTGAATTCTAACTCCCGACGAAAAGCATTAAGAGTATAGAAACTTTTCAATCCATTCCTCAATAAATAGAATCCATAAACCAATAGTTCGCATATTATTCCTCAATAATTTAAAGAAATACAGGACTGGTTTTTCAAAAACGTAACCGGATGTTGAGCAGCATCCGGTTACGTTTTTTTTATAGGTCTAAAAAGTTTCGCTCGCATAAGGCATATAGAAACAGAAATAACAATGTGTTAATAAATGTGTATTCAACTCTGGGAAGAAGTGTATTTTAAGGGCTTAAAATACAGTTAAGTATGATTTTAGAGGATAATAATTGTTGATAATC
This genomic interval from uncultured Bacteroides sp. contains the following:
- a CDS encoding ATP-binding protein translates to MAQFTEEEKIYRRVETRFSKGVVKYRLIEEGDKILVGLSGGKDSLALLELLGRRSKILKPKFTVVAAYIAMTNIPYQSDVEYLKSYAESFGVPFVYSETSFDESTDTRKSRCFLCSWNRRKALFAVAKEQGCNKIALGHHMDDILETLLMNQVFQGSFSTMPPKLVMRKFDMTVIRPMCLIPEADLIALAEVRNFKKQKKNCPFETQSHRSEMKKVLRLFEEMNPEARYSLWGSMNNVQSDLLPDENI
- a CDS encoding DMT family protein; amino-acid sequence: MQGLYSILLLVVSNVFMTFAWYGHLKLQEDKVINNWPLIAVIAFSWSIALAEYMCQVPANRLGFTGNGGPFSLMQLKVIQEVITLVVFTIFSTMLFKGESFHWNHLAAGGCLVMAVYFVFMK